The Syngnathus scovelli strain Florida chromosome 18, RoL_Ssco_1.2, whole genome shotgun sequence genome contains a region encoding:
- the LOC125986347 gene encoding neutral cholesterol ester hydrolase 1 has protein sequence MRLRFTGAVLLAAAAYYVYLPLPAGVSEPWKLMLLDALFRGFMRVGDVAQVLGVCHQVHLLNWLVSWAEEIEARSSPAVVVSDGQLGGVPARMFQATGGRSPKRGVIYFHGGGWALGTARMRSYDLMCRQMAEQLDAVVMSIDYRLAPEAVFPDQYHDALVASRAFLSQEVAEHYGLDRERLCVSGDSSGGNLAAAVAQELGADVTLTARFKAQALIYPVLQALDFHTASYQQNRAVPILFRPVMARFWLLYLGADPSLKPALLANNHSALDQPGISPAARSRLDWTALLPEERKKDFRPLVVETGSPGLAGLVPALLDVRAAPLLAEQEALAKTPEAYVLTCEFDVLRDDGLMYAERLRRAGVRVTSDHYEDGFHGCLSFAHLPVMSIVGRRALDNYIRWLDHNL, from the exons ATGAGGCTGCGTTTCACCGGAGCCGTGCTGCTGGCGGCGGCTGCCTATTACGTGTACCTGCCGCTGCCCGCTGGAGTGAGCGAGCCGTGGAAGCTGATGCTGCTGGACGCCCTCTTCCGGGGCTTCATGCGTGTG GGCGACGTGGCCCAGGTGCTGGGCGTGTGCCACCAGGTGCACCTGCTCAACTGGTTGGTGTCATGGGCCGAGGAGATTGAGGCTCGTTCAAGCCCCGCCGTGGTCGTCAGCGATGGACAGCTCGGGGGCGTACCCGCTCGCATGTTCCAGGCCACGGGTGGACGCAGCCCCAAAAGGGGGGTCATCTACTTTCACGGCGGAGGTTGGGCGCTGGGAACTGCAC GGATGCGATCGTATGATCTCATGTGCCGCCAAATGGCGGAACAGCTGGATGCTGTCGTCATGTCTATCGA CTATCGTCTGGCTCCAGAGGCGGTGTTCCCCGACCAGTACCACGACGCGCTGGTGGCATCGCGGGCCTTCCTGTCCCAGGAGGTCGCCGAGCATTACGGCCTGGACCGGGAACGACTGTGCGTGTCGGGAGACAGCTCGGGAGGGAACTTGGCGGCAGCTGTCGCGCAGGAG CTGGGCGCCGACGTGACCCTGACGGCACGCTTCAAGGCCCAGGCGCTGATTTACCCGGTCCTGCAGGCGCTGGACTTCCACACCGCGTCCTACCAGCAGAACCGGGCGGTGCCCATCCTCTTCCGGCCCGTCATGGCCCGCTTCTGGCTGCTTTACCTCGGCGCCGACCCGTCCCTGAAGCCGGCGCTACTGGCCAACAACCACAGCGCCTTGGACCAGCCGGGGATTAGCCCGGCCGCACGATCCCGACTAGACTGGACCGCTCTGCTGCCGGAGGAGCGCAAGAAAGACTTCCGGCCATTAGTGGTGGAGACAGGCTCGCCGGGGCTGGCAGGCCTGGTGCCGGCGCTGTTGGACGTAAGGGCGGCGCCCCTGCTGGCCGAGCAGGAGGCGCTGGCCAAGACGCCCGAGGCGTACGTGCTGACATGCGAGTTCGACGTGCTGCGGGATGACGGGCTGATGTATGCCGAGAGGCTGCGGCGGGCTGGCGTACGCGTGACCAGCGACCACTATGAAGACGGCTTCCACGGCTGCTTGTCCTTCGCGCACCTGCCTGTCATGTCCATCGTGGGCCGCCGCGCCCTCGACAACTACATACGATGGCTGGACCACAATCTCTGA
- the emc9 gene encoding ER membrane protein complex subunit 9 — MGEVELSCRAYVKMYLHACLFPRCSVNGVLLSSSSAGGAVCVTDCVPLLHSHLSLAPVTQLALTQVDVWCSQTQQRIVGYYQANACVSDCSPTQGALKIADKIAEQFDGAVLLMLDGSKMSPDYRVPPIVMYERRDSRWTLKDKHTIMLRQWEETRAIASQMLESGDHSLLVDFDSHLDDITRDWTNQKLNAKIAELASPANGNI, encoded by the exons ATGGGCGAAGTGGAGCTGTCATGCCGGGCGTACGTCAAGATGTACCTGCACGCCTGCCTCTTCCCCCGTTGCAGCGTCAACGgggtgctgttgtcttccagCTCGGCAGGGGGCGCTGTCTGCGTGACTGACTGCGTTCCGCTGCTGCATTCGCACCTGTCCCTTGCGCCCGTCACCCAGCTGGCACTCACACAG GTGGACGTGTGGTGCTCGCAGACCCAGCAAAGGATTGTGGGATACTATCAAGCCAACGCCTGCGTGTCAGATTGCAG TCCAACGCAAGGAGCCCTGAAGATCGCCGACAAGATCGCCGAACAGTTCGACGGCGCCGTTCTGCTCATG CTGGACGGGAGCAAAATGTCTCCCGACTACCGTGTCCCTCCCATCGTCATGTACGAACGCAGAGACTCGAGGTGGACGCTGAAAGACAAGCACAC GATCATGCTGAGGCAGTGGGAGGAGACCCGCGCCATCGCCAGCCAGATGTTGGAGTCGGGCGACCACTCGCTCCTGGTGGATTTCGACAGCCACCTGGATGACATCACCAGAGACTGGACCAATCAGAAGCTGAACGCCAAGATCGCCGAGCTGGCCTCGCCAGCCAATGGAAACATCTAG
- the irf9 gene encoding interferon regulatory factor 9 isoform X2, giving the protein MFRIPWKHAGKQDFRKDQDAAIFKAWAEFKGRLSDNNPASWKTRLRCALKKSPEFCEVVERAQLDISEPYKVYRLVPPDEQGALIPERKCEKSVRKCKRRRNSNSSDDVTADEDVPHVKHMKTAADDGKIEPIAEDIGLQPEHLLDNHSMEAPLSEIQLDVSIQESVAPPEEDKDSLHVVVHYLGQKVLTRLIQGADVRVLYVSSSSPAPPRPAPDACFPRIHLPEPPPSVSAGRVELLSLLPFMEKGILLTSTRQGVYGRRFCRGRVFWTGPHGSSPALSKMERNSESVLLFSKDAFKRQLDNFCVNGGDPPQCSFTLCFGEELSCSEDPSEKFITVQVTLPWAEQQVRSACSPLEAFGVLESPLEEITLNLVAEQSDEVEAAAP; this is encoded by the exons ATGTTCCGCATCCCCTGGAAACATGCCGGCAAGCAAGACTTTCGTAAGGATCAGGATGCCGCCATCTTCAAG GCATGGGCCGAGTTCAAGGGCAGGCTAAGCGATAACAACCCAGCCAGCTGGAAGACGCGTCTGCGCTGCGCCCTCAAAAAGAGCCCCGAGTTTTGTGAGGTTGTGGAGCGAGCCCAGCTGGACATCTCAGAGCCGTACAAAGTCTACCGACTGGTACCACCCGACGAGCAAG GAGCACTAATTCCAGAGAGAAAATGTGAGAAAAGCGTCCGCAAATGCAAGCGCAGGAGGAACAGCAACAGCAGCGACGACGTCACGGCCGACGAAGACGTCCCTCACGTCAAGCACATGAAGACGGCGGCGGACGACGGCAAAATTGAGCCA ATCGCCGAAGACATCGGGCTGCAGCCTGAGCATCTCCTGGACAACCACTCAATGGAAGCCC CGCTCAGCGAGATCCAACTGGACGTGAGCATCCAGGAGAGTGTCGCGCCTCCAGAGGAAG ACAAGGACTCGCTGCACGTGGTGGTGCACTACTTGGGCCAGAAAGTGCTGACGCGACTCATCCAGGGGGCCGACGTGCGGGTGCTGTACGTGTCGTCCTCCTCGCCTGCGCCGCCCAGACCGGCCCCCGACGCCTGCTTCCCACGCATCCACCTGCCGGAGCCGCCGCCTTCGGTGTCCGCCGGAAGGGTGGAGCtgctctccctgctgcccttcaTGGAGAAGGGCATATTGCTCACGTCCACCCGCCAGGGCGTCTACGGCCGCCGCTTCTGCCGCGGCCGCGTGTTCTGGACGGGGCCTCACGGCAGCTCGCCCGCCTTATCCAAGATGGAGAGGAACTCAGAGTCCGTCCTGCTCTTCAGCAAAGATGCCTTCAAGCGAC AACTGGACAACTTTTGTGTCAACGGCGGCGATCCGCCACAATGCAGCTTCACTCTCTGCTTTGGCGAAGAACTCAGCTGCAGTGAAGATCCGTCCGAAAAATTCATCACCGTTCAG GTGACTTTGCCGTGGGCCGAGCAGCAAGTGCGGAGCGCTTGCTCCCCGCTGGAGGCCTTCGGCGTCCTGGAGTCTCCGCTGGAAGAGATCACACTCAACTTGGTGGCTGAGCAGAGCGACGAGGTGGAGGCGGCGGCACCCTGA